In the Aeromicrobium fastidiosum genome, TCGGCCGCGCGTGCAGAGGTGGCGCGGCGTCTGGCCGAGGTCGGGATCGATGCGAGCGTCGCCGCGAAGAGGCCGTTCCAGCTGTCGGGCGGCATGCGCCAGCGCGTGGCCATCGCCGCTGCCCTGGCCGGCGATCCCGATCTGCTGGTGGCCGACGAGCCGACGACGGCACTCGACGTCGCGACCCAGCACGAGGTGCTGACGCTGCTGACCTCGTTGCAGCGCGACCGCGACATGGCGCTGATCATGATCACGCACGATCTGCGGGTCGCCTTCGACATCTGCGACCGCGTCACGGTGATGTATGCCGGCAACGTCATCGAGGAGGCGGCTGCCGCCCAGATGGCGGCGACGACCCGTCACCCCTACACGCTGGGTCTGCTTCTGGCGGAGCCCCCGGTGGGCCACTACGCATCGCACCTGAACGCGATGATCGGGTCGGTACCAGCGCCTGACACCGTGGTCGATGTCTGCTCATTCGCGGCACGCTGCTCGTGGAGCCAGGACGTGTGCACCTCAGGACGTCCAGAGCTTCGCCTCATCGACGGCGGTCGAGCGAGTCGCTGCGTCCGCGTCGACGAGATCGACGCCGAGATGTCCGCGGTGCGGACGACCGCCGTCGCGTCCGACACGCGGCCCTCACGAACCCCGGCATCCTCTCTGCTGACCGTGACCGCCCTGCAGAAGACCTACGTGACGCGCAGCCTGGTCGGCCCTTCCACGACCCATCGGGCGCTCGACGGCGTCAGCTTCGACGTCGCTGCCGGGGAGTCGGTGGGACTGGTGGGGGAGTCGGGCTCAGGCAAGACGACGATCGCCCGAGCTGTGCTGGGCCTCTCGACGCCCGATGACGGTCAGATCGTGCTCGACGGTCACGACATCACGGACTTCCGCGCGCTGGGTCGCCGCGAGGCACGCGACGTCCGCCGACTGGTCCAGGTCGTGTTCCAGAACCCGTATGCCTCTCTCGACAAGACCTGGACGATCGGCGCGAGCCTGCGCGAGGTCATCGGGGTCCGGGGCGACTCCAAGGATCCCCACCGCGAGGTCTCCGAGCTCCTCGAGCGCGTGTCGTTGCCGCCGACGTACGCCGAGAAGTATCCGGCAGCGCTGTCCGGCGGCGAGCGGCAGCGGGTCTCGATCGCCCGAGCCGTGGCGATGCGGCCGCAGCTGCTGATCTGTGACGAGCCGGTCGCGGCGCTCGACGTGTCAGTCCAGGCGCAGGTGCTCGAGCTGCTGCGCTCGCTCCACGCAGATCTGGGCATGGCGATGCTCTTCATCACGCACGATCTGGCGGTCGTGCGACAGATGGTCGATCGTGTCGTCGTGCTCCACCGCGGACGCGTGGTGGAGTCCGGGCAGACCGACGACGTCCTCGACCAGCCGCAGGCCGACTACACCCGGCACCTGCTGGCGTCGGTGCCGGGCCACGCGGCAGGCTTGCACGGCGACGGCATCCAAGATCGGCCTGCAACAGCCGCTGGGTGAGCGACGACCGGTCAGAAATCGCTGCGAAACAAGGCTGTCACGCCCCTCGGCAGATGTTCAACCGGCCCATTGCAGTTTGCGACGATTCGCCGGTTCGCAGACGCGTGACCGGCGTCACGATGTATCAACCCGTTCGATAGTCGTAGCTGCCAGGAGGCAACCGATGCGCCCCACCCCCCATGCCCTCAAAGTTCTCGCGGTCGGAGCAGTCGCGTCAGCGTTGCTGGCCGGCTGCTCGTCCAGTGGCGGTGGCACGAGCGACGCGAAGGCCACCGACGCGACGATCCCGAACTTCACCTACGGGATGAAGGCGATCCCGGCGACGCTCGATGTTGCCAACAACTACAACTCCGACGACCTGCCGGTGACGGCCCTGGTGAATCAGCCGCTGGAGGTCGCGAACCTCGACGGCACGTTCACGCCCGTGCTTGCCACGAAGGTTTCGCAGCCTGACGACACGACGCTCGTCTACGACCTTCGCGACGACGTCACCTTCTCCGACGGGACGCCGATGACATCGGCTGATGTCGTGTGGACCATCGGGCACCTGCGCGAGAAGACAACGCAGACCGCCACGGAGCTGGAGAACTTCAAGACCGTCGAGGCCACGGGCGAGCACCAGGTCACGATCACGCTGGCGAAGCCGAACCCTGCCACGCGTGGGTCCTTCGCGATCATCTCCTTCGTCCAGGAGAAGGCCTACGGTGAGAAGAGCGGCAAGGACCTCGGAACCGCTGCCGCCCCGCCGATCGGCACCGGGCCGTACATGATCGACTCGTTCTCCGCGAGCAAGATCACGCTGAAGCGCAACCCGAAGCTGACCGGCCCGAAGCCGGCGGTCGACACGTTCACGATGACGACCATCGCCGACGACAACGCCGGCCAGCTGGCCATGCGATCCGGCGAGCTGAGCGGCGTCAGGGTCAGCGACGGCAAGTCGGTGCCGCGGTGGAACAAGGTCCAAGGCGCGAAGGTGTACTCGTCGCCGACGCTGTACCTCGACTACGTGACGATGAACCAGACGGCCAAGCCGTTCGACGACATCCACGTCCGCAGGGCCGTTGCGTACGCGACTGACCGCGCGGGCCTGCTTGAGGCCAACTATGGCGATCAGGCCAGCGCCGCCGTCGGAATGTCTCCGGCGCAGGTGGACGCGAACGTCGCTCCTTCCAAGGACGCCTTGAAGGACCTGGTCGCGAGCCTGCCTGATGGGCAGTTCAGCCTTGCGGACGCCAAGAAGGAGCTTGCGCAGTCCGCGTACCCCGACGGGTTCACCGCGACGTTCGAGTACTACTCGCCCCAGGGCAAGCTGGTCGGTGTCAGCCTCGCTGACAATCTCAAGAAGATCGGCGTCACGCTCGAGCTGAAGTCGCGCCGCCTCGGCGACTTCATCGGAGACCTGTTCGCCGGCAAGCGGCCCGAGATGGGTGCCTTCAGCATCGCGTCCGTGGTCGCGGACCCAAGCAGCTGGTACCAGTACCTCGTGGGCAAGGACAACCCGTACAACGTGGCGGGCTACTCCACCGATGCCACGTCGGCTGCACTCGAGCAGATCAACAGCAGTGATCCGGCGGAGCGCTGGAAGGGCGTCACGACGATCGAGACCGCACTGGCGAACGACGTGCCCTACATCGCCCTCGCCCGTCCCAAGTACTCGTTCGCGCTCGGCGACGGAATGACGCTCACGTCCGCGCCCGACTTCATGAAGCTGCTGAGCGGTCTCTGGGTCAACGACCTGAAGTCGACCAAGTAGACCACCAGAAGGGACGCACCATGAACCAGCACCAGAGCTCACCCATCGTCGTCATCGGCGCCGGCATCACAGGTCTCTCGATCGCTCACCACCTGCTCGCGGCAAGCGACCGTGAGGTCGTGGTGGTGGACTCGGGCGACGTCGGAAACGGGACGACTCCAGCCGGAGCCGGCTTCGTCGCCGAGTGGTCGACGGTCATCCCGCACCTGGGGCCGCAGGCGTACGCACTGCAGAAGTACTCGCTGGACTTCTACCGCGGCATCCACGAGTCAGGTCGCGACGTGCACTTTCGCGGCAACGGCAACATCGTGTTCTTCAACCACGAGGACACCCTGGCTGCCGGACTCGCCGCCATCGCGGCCGGCCCGTGCGCATCGGACCGCAACACTGTCGTGAGCGCGGCCGAGATCGGGGCGCTGACCGGCGGAGCCGTGGACGCATCGGCGGTTGCCGGTGGAGTGCTGATGCCGTCGGGCATCCAGCTGGAGACGGGCTTGGCGATCCAACACATCGCTGAGGGTGTCGAGCAGCAAGGCGGCACGATCCTGCGCGGTGTCACGATGGAGTCGCTCGAGATCGACGGCGGCCGCGTCGTGGGGGTGAACCTCTCGACCGGCCACATCGCCACCGACTCGGTGGTGCTCGCCGTGGGCGCGTGGCTCAACGCGGCGCTGGCGCAGGTCGACTGGAAGCTCCCGCTCGTGCCGTTCGTCGCGACGCGCTTCGTGACCGAGGACGTGGGCCTGTCGCCCGACATGCCCACCCTGCAGGGCAAGGACTTCCCGCTGTGGATCAGGGAGTCCGAAGGCGGATTCACGTGGGGCTCGACTCACGGTGCCGCGCCTGCGCACCGGCTCGGCGGCACGTGGAACGCGCTCGGCAAGGACGAGCGCTGGCGGCAGGACCTGGTCGACGCCATGGCCGCGGACGTCGACCGGGTGGCACAGGTGTTCCCGAAGCTGGCAGGCGCGCAGACGATCCGCGAGATCCAGGGCATGCCGGTCTACTCGGTCGACGGCGGGATGTTCGTCGGCGAGGTTCCCAACACCGCGGGCCTCTTCGCCGCCGGCGGCGACAACGAGAGCGGCGTGTCCCACGGCCCCGGCGTCGGTCGTCTCCTGGCCGATCTGGTCCTGGGACGCGACCCCATCTGCGACCCGACGCGGTTCAGGCTCGACCGCTTCGACCCGCAGGAGTACCCCGACCCCGAGTCGGTCGGTCAGCACTACGTGCGCGGCGGCGTCGGTTTCATCGCGGACGCGCACCGTGAGCCCATGCCGCTGAGCTGAGCTGAACTGAGCTGATGCGTCGCCGGGCGACCCTGTTCTCGACGAGATCCACATCGTCCTGAGCGGGGTCGCCGTGCGCCGCTCCCGACTCTCTCCACCACACCTTCCCCCATCTCGAGAAAGAAGAACTCATGCCGCAGATCGTTCGAGGAGTTGTCGCCCTGTCGAAGGGTGAGCCTGTTGTCACGACGAACATCGTGATTCCTGATCCGGGTCCGGGTGAGGCGGTGGTCGACATCAGTGCGTGCGGGGTGTGCCACACCGATCTGCACTATCGCGAGGGTGGCATCAACGACGAGTTCCCGTTCCTGCTGGGGCATGAGGCTGCGGGTGTCGTGGAGTCGGTCGGTGAGGGCGTCACCGACGTGGCTCCGGGTGACTTCGTGGTGCTGAACTGGCGGGCGGTGTGCGGGAGCTGTCGGGCGTGTCTGCGGGGGCGTCCGTGGTACTGCTTCAACACGCACAACGCGAAGCAGAAGATGACGCTCGAGGACGGCACCGAGCTGTCGCCCGCGCTGGGCATCGGTGCGTTCGCGGACAAGACGTTGGTGGCTGCGGGTCAGTGCACCAAGGTCGATCCGGCCGCGTCGCCGGCTGCGGTGGGCCTGTTGGGTTGCGGCGTCATGGCGGGTCTGGGCGCGGCAATCAACACCGGCAACGTGCAGCGCGGCGACTCGGTCGCGGTGATCGGCTGCGGTGGCGTGGGCTCGGCGGCGATCGCCGGTGCGCGTCTGGCGAATGCGGCCAAGATCATCGCGATCGATCTGGATGACCGCAAGCTCGAGTGGGCCAAGGGCATGGGCGCCACCCACACCATCAACGCCGGTGATGCTGCCAAGGATGGGGGCAGTGTGGTGGAGGCGATCCAGGCGTTGACCGGCGGCCATGGTGCCGATGTGGTGATCGATGCGGTGGGTCGTCCCGAGACGTGGAAGCAGGCGTTCTACGGTCGTGACCTGGCCGGCACGGTCGTGCTGGTCGGTGTCCCGACGCCCGACATGCAGCTCGAGCTTCCGTTGATCGACGTGTTCGGTCGTGGCGGGTCGCTGAAGTCGTCCTGGTACGGCGACTGCCTGCCGTCCAGGGATTTCCCGATGCTGGTCGACCTGTACCAGCAGGGACGGCTCGATCTCGACGCGTTCGTGACCGAGACGATCGGCATCGACGACGTCGAGGCCGCGTTCGCCAAGATGCACCACGGCGACGTCCTGCGATCGGTCGTGACGCTCTGATGACCGCACGGGTGCAGAAGGTCGTCACGTCGGGGCAGTTCGCCCTGGACGGCGGGTCCTGGGATGTCGACAACAACGTGTGGCTGGTCGGTGACGACGCCGAAGTGATCGTGATCGACGCACCCCACGACGCGCCGGCGATCCTGGATGCGATCGACGGACGAACGGTCGTGGCGATCGTGCTGACCCACGGGCACAACGA is a window encoding:
- a CDS encoding dipeptide ABC transporter ATP-binding protein produces the protein MTAHAGTRDQNLLTVDHLSVFADRDGIRRTIVRDVDLCVARGETLGIVGESGSGKSMLMKAVLGLLPAGTCSEGAVTFDGTRIDGWSDQQLRPLRGTRTSLLLQDPFTILNPLATIGETISDGFPADLRRDRSAARAEVARRLAEVGIDASVAAKRPFQLSGGMRQRVAIAAALAGDPDLLVADEPTTALDVATQHEVLTLLTSLQRDRDMALIMITHDLRVAFDICDRVTVMYAGNVIEEAAAAQMAATTRHPYTLGLLLAEPPVGHYASHLNAMIGSVPAPDTVVDVCSFAARCSWSQDVCTSGRPELRLIDGGRASRCVRVDEIDAEMSAVRTTAVASDTRPSRTPASSLLTVTALQKTYVTRSLVGPSTTHRALDGVSFDVAAGESVGLVGESGSGKTTIARAVLGLSTPDDGQIVLDGHDITDFRALGRREARDVRRLVQVVFQNPYASLDKTWTIGASLREVIGVRGDSKDPHREVSELLERVSLPPTYAEKYPAALSGGERQRVSIARAVAMRPQLLICDEPVAALDVSVQAQVLELLRSLHADLGMAMLFITHDLAVVRQMVDRVVVLHRGRVVESGQTDDVLDQPQADYTRHLLASVPGHAAGLHGDGIQDRPATAAG
- a CDS encoding ABC transporter substrate-binding protein; the protein is MRPTPHALKVLAVGAVASALLAGCSSSGGGTSDAKATDATIPNFTYGMKAIPATLDVANNYNSDDLPVTALVNQPLEVANLDGTFTPVLATKVSQPDDTTLVYDLRDDVTFSDGTPMTSADVVWTIGHLREKTTQTATELENFKTVEATGEHQVTITLAKPNPATRGSFAIISFVQEKAYGEKSGKDLGTAAAPPIGTGPYMIDSFSASKITLKRNPKLTGPKPAVDTFTMTTIADDNAGQLAMRSGELSGVRVSDGKSVPRWNKVQGAKVYSSPTLYLDYVTMNQTAKPFDDIHVRRAVAYATDRAGLLEANYGDQASAAVGMSPAQVDANVAPSKDALKDLVASLPDGQFSLADAKKELAQSAYPDGFTATFEYYSPQGKLVGVSLADNLKKIGVTLELKSRRLGDFIGDLFAGKRPEMGAFSIASVVADPSSWYQYLVGKDNPYNVAGYSTDATSAALEQINSSDPAERWKGVTTIETALANDVPYIALARPKYSFALGDGMTLTSAPDFMKLLSGLWVNDLKSTK
- a CDS encoding NAD(P)/FAD-dependent oxidoreductase, giving the protein MNQHQSSPIVVIGAGITGLSIAHHLLAASDREVVVVDSGDVGNGTTPAGAGFVAEWSTVIPHLGPQAYALQKYSLDFYRGIHESGRDVHFRGNGNIVFFNHEDTLAAGLAAIAAGPCASDRNTVVSAAEIGALTGGAVDASAVAGGVLMPSGIQLETGLAIQHIAEGVEQQGGTILRGVTMESLEIDGGRVVGVNLSTGHIATDSVVLAVGAWLNAALAQVDWKLPLVPFVATRFVTEDVGLSPDMPTLQGKDFPLWIRESEGGFTWGSTHGAAPAHRLGGTWNALGKDERWRQDLVDAMAADVDRVAQVFPKLAGAQTIREIQGMPVYSVDGGMFVGEVPNTAGLFAAGGDNESGVSHGPGVGRLLADLVLGRDPICDPTRFRLDRFDPQEYPDPESVGQHYVRGGVGFIADAHREPMPLS
- a CDS encoding S-(hydroxymethyl)mycothiol dehydrogenase, giving the protein MPQIVRGVVALSKGEPVVTTNIVIPDPGPGEAVVDISACGVCHTDLHYREGGINDEFPFLLGHEAAGVVESVGEGVTDVAPGDFVVLNWRAVCGSCRACLRGRPWYCFNTHNAKQKMTLEDGTELSPALGIGAFADKTLVAAGQCTKVDPAASPAAVGLLGCGVMAGLGAAINTGNVQRGDSVAVIGCGGVGSAAIAGARLANAAKIIAIDLDDRKLEWAKGMGATHTINAGDAAKDGGSVVEAIQALTGGHGADVVIDAVGRPETWKQAFYGRDLAGTVVLVGVPTPDMQLELPLIDVFGRGGSLKSSWYGDCLPSRDFPMLVDLYQQGRLDLDAFVTETIGIDDVEAAFAKMHHGDVLRSVVTL